From the genome of Pleuronectes platessa chromosome 12, fPlePla1.1, whole genome shotgun sequence:
TTATGAATCGATTCTATGGTAATAGCCTTTAGTTGTACACCTTAccataatgtttattttttaaaacaggaTCTTCTCTCCTATGCTTCAAAAACGTAATTCTCCAATTTCATTCAAATGCACTCAGAAAAGTACCAGCACACAAGTGCAAGGAGTGGAGAGAGCGATTTTATCAAAGCAGACCAGGAACCATAAAAACTTgggcagcttttaaaaatgtctcaccttgCCTCCTAAACCACTTTTaagtcaaaacaaaacaggtGTGCTTTTTTTGGATCTTAGATAACAAGCTGCTGTTTTTCCTCAAGGACTACATTTAAAACCATTGTTGCTAAGGACAAGAGAGGTATTGAATGAATGCTGCACGTTTGCAATTTGATCGTTCTGACATGTAAACTCAGTCCGAGCTTAAGAAATCTTGAGGTGAAAACAAATCACATCTGGCACAAGTTCCTGTGAAAGCCCATAAAGACTTAAGAATATAGCCTTGTTGTTTCTGTAAACACAAACGAAGGCCCCATAAAATATCAGGTAACTACAACAAAACTGAACGCAGGTCGGTAACTGTGGAGACCAGATGCCCGGAGCAATTTgaagttctttttttaatgagcGCTGAATGTCGGATTGGTCAGGTACTGTGCCATTCTGTGCTGCGTTTGCCATAACATAATCTGCCTCCGGGGAACTGGACATTACGGCAGCATGAACACATTACAGCACAACGCCAAGACTGAAGCAGCAACGCAACGGTGGAGAAATGTAACAACACAACGGAGATATGATAtgtgacagccaaaaacaccaaGAGAATGTCCAAGAGCTGTTCTCTCATGGCACCCACAGCAGAGAAAAGGCCAGATGAAGCAGTCAACACGTGTAAGACAAAGATCCACATGAATCGCGTATGACAGAAGAGACGAGAATGAGtggtgaagaaagaaagagggatatAGAGGGTGAGGATCCGACTCCTCATGTCACAATGAAAATTTatgtttttctgcttcttttgaTGGGGATGGCTTTCATGTTAGGAAATTAAAAACAGGTGTTGTACTGGAACACACATTATGCTTCCTATAAGGAAAGCAACATCAAAGGTAAAGCCGCAATATAGAAAGACAGGATGAGGTGAAAGTACAAACAGAGCGAACACATACACTTCAGCGACTGGAGTAATTGATGAACATTTtgttcttgtactgcctgtttaatgaaatgaataaacaatagATCAAATGGGAGCAGGACAGACTACTTATCACCTTTAAGCTGTGGACTATACCATTAATACCAAACTGGCATCTTGTGTGGTCATAGATATAAATGTACAGAATTAAAGTCAGAACTTAAAACACTTTTTACGTCTGAGGATGTGTCAAACAAAGCAGCTACAGTAAAGTGATGGAGACCATCTGGATGTAAAGAATATTTAAAAGTGATTTGTGACTCTTTGTTTCAATGAAATGTgccacagaaaataaatatatttaggcTAATACTGGTCGTTCTAACTAACAAATACTGCACTGGTCATTTCAGGAAAGCAGAGaatatttaaagtaaaataatagGTCTGATATGACTCTTCTTCTTCGTACACGAGCCTACATTTCTAAATGAAGCTTTTTTTAGACAAGAACTCGTGAGATGTCTAGAAATTGGATCTGAACATCTTCCAGGGTTTGCTTTTTACATATGAAGCTAACTAGGAAGGAGAGTTTCTGGGTCAGACACGTTCACGACAAGATAATGTTCACGTGAGGGAGGGCAGCTGCGTTGAGAATGCAGGCTGAGGATGATATATACATTCTGCAGCagaaatcatgtgtttttgtttacagcaacaCTGGCATCGGCTAGAATCATCAAAAGCTCTTAACTCTTTCGACGTCTTCGTCTGCGTCTACCACATGGAGATATCTTGCGTGCACTGCATGTTGAAAACGTCATCAGCAGGCCCACTTGCTCACATTGAATGTGTCAGAAatgctcctgctgtattctcacatgggatCACTCTGATATTTTCCGGACATTTCAACCCACTCGAACATTGGCATTCTTACTTAGAGCTACTCTGGGAtacttcaggaaaatgtctggatttCAATGAATATCCTATCATAGAAAAAGGGCTGCCTTACACTGCAATATTCTGACTTTGTTCCTGGACCGAGTCAAACTTCAGCCTGTCTGATCAAATCAGCTCATCTACACTGAGACACATTAGGCTTCAGATCCACTTCAAAGGGTTTTTAATTTCCCCCAGAAGCTACGTCGCAGATGTCCTCACATCTGAAGGACGTGGGCTGAAATACTATAGCCTCTCTACCTCACTTACAAAACAATGCAGCTTACAACCAGCGATGTCGCTCTCAGCTGAAGGAGACATGCACTTTCATTTTTGGAAACACTAGGGCATAGTTGTTTGCATTGCACAAATATGTtcaaaaaaagaacacaacctGAAGACTAAGGATTGTAAATCACTCAGAGGCCTAATTTCACAATTATCCCTTAGGGCTTACTAGtcgtatttatttcattctcatCGAACATTTTTTCTTACTTCCAAAGATGGTACTTAAACTCAGTTATGTCTTACTACAGGTTTTGAGAATTTAAGTGTGACATCCGATTACGATGACTGAAATTCAATGGATGAAACAAAAATCGCTTTTTCTCCTTTCAAGGGAAAACAATCTCTGGATAGCACAAAGACCAAGACCCTTCCCAGTTGAATATTTGGACATCAAACACCATCCACAATGAGCTCTTATTTCCTCATTCAACCTTAAACCTTGATGACCGCTCCCAGTCACAATGGAAACGCAGCCAGATTGCCAGTTGGAGTAGTTCCTGTCGACCTCTGCATGAGGACAAACAATAGCGGCCACCTACTTCCTaccactcctcctcctgacgCTGCAGacacagcagaaagaaagaaagggaggacaAGCCGGGTGTGACAGGTGAAAGCTATAAATCACCACCATGGCACAATATGTGTGGGgtgggaggtggtggtggggcgaGGGGCTGAAACAGGAGGCACGGCTGATGATCTGAGATATTTACAAACTATATTTATGTCATACACAGTTTGATATAACAGTTGTTACAGAAATCAGTAAAGAAATGTATGTTGAGTGTAGACCGAAGTAGAGTGAGAGAACTCCATGAATTCAACTCAAATTTAGAAGCTTAGTGAAAACTGTCTTTTTAAGTTATAAATTGATTTTCAGccacaagctttatttgtaggACATCTTAAAACATAAGGAATacaacctttttttaaactgatgatGGCCTGACGATAAGAGGATAATATTGCAGATTTTTAACCATAAACATTAAGCACATATTGTGAGCCGATGTGAATTTGGTGACTCAGAGGGGAAGATTTAGCATGACTTACTAATCCCAGCAAAATGATGCTGCGAAACTCGATGACTGCACTTAAAGAACAGAATATACCATCCTTCTCCTGCACTCCGGGCAGTTCTccttcagtcatattcacaGCAGGTGTCCCATGTCAAATGTCATTGCAAATCCAAAGAGCTTTGCAATGCACCTGGCATGCAGCTGATGAACAAAGAAGCGGCAAACAATGACTGAATCATCTGAGGAAATGACTGATGAGGCTTTCTGAAGCTTGACTCACTGAGGCTAAATCTGGCGTTCACATCAAATATTAGTATttgtatgtatattatatattagtATAATAGTATGCTGTAGAGAGCGCGTGGTGGTATACCTGAGGTACTCACTGCCGTGGAGTAAGGGTTCATATTACAGGCATTTTCAGCCCAGCAGCCACATCCATAGTGGGCAGcctgagggaaaaaaaagaaatagaggATGTTTCAGATGAAATAGTTATACAGTTGTTGTAATTGTatcttaaataataatttggAGTACGGTACAATCATATCTgaataagaaaaaactaaaaagctaTGCTAAGAGCTAGGGATGTTCCAGAGGACATTCCAACACTAGAACCAACAGCCATTCTAGCTGCTCTAATGCTCTGAGCCCcaggttttttaaacattaaaagtGATCAAATCCTcaggttctttctttcttttcagccCCAATTgttaagtgttttctttttgttgttgagctGTTGTTATTTCAACCTCATAACTCCCTACAGCTGCTTCAAAGTCAAAGACTTCCATCAGACAAATGAATGGGGTCTGAACGGGATCACACATTTGAACTGTGCTTGGGACACCCATCATGGCTCCAGCTGTCTCTAACTCaagttacataaaaaaaatactttaagttgtggataaaaaagatatacagagaaaaacagaagaagagtgcCCGACTACCTGGCCGACCCTGCCAGGGTGTTTCATCGCCAGGCCTCCACTGGACACTGCTGCAGCTACATTCCCTTCCAGGTCGACCACAACAGCTCCCACAGTGTCGAGACACCCAGAACCATTCTCCTACATCACATGGAGTAGAGGAGTCAcatcaacagaaaaacacaaatgtatatttagaatatatacaaatataactgcgttttcaaatgaaacatattCTCGAGTGAGAATTTAGGCAAAAAATAAGATGATAAATCCAAACATTCACATGACTTGACTGAGGAGATTCCAAAAATTCCCAAAGGTATGTATGCAATGAATTTATAAAGCGTGCTAACATATTTCATGAAAAAAGTGATTTTGTGATTTCTATCGGCTTCTTCCCTGATTGAGGTTTGTTTTAATAAGTGGCCTGTAACCATCTGTTAATCAGAGAACATGATAAATTCAGTCCTGCAgcataaatatgcaaaatgacaTTATGATAGATGATCAGAGCTCCACTCCTACCAGAAACTGAACTTCATAGAACCCTGAAATAAAAAGGCAGagtgaaaaaaaggaaatagctTTTCTCATCTGTCTTATGTTCTCCTAAATCAGCGCTGTCTCCAGCAGTTTGAGGCCAAAATAACCAGAGCCAACAAGTTCCAAATCCGACTAAGACCATCATGTCACTGCTTATCAGTGTCCTTAAATGGAAAACCCACAACAGATAATGTCTGCAAAACTTAGAGGAAATCTTTTGAATGATAATTATATCCTCTAGGTTTTCCTAAACAAATGTCAAACGATCGTGAGACAGGTGCCTTTGCAGCACTGGAAAAATGATTAAAGAAAAGGCATAAGAACAACAATGTATGAAAATCAAACCATTTCTGCAATGAGGTTTATTTTCAACCTAAATGTCTTCAATGGCCATTTGTGATACAAAAATTGATGACgtttgttatgtttttgttttgtgtgtctgtcagttaGCAtgtttatgcaaaaactacGAGATTGAGTCCATGAAACCTGGTCGAAGGATGCGGTATGGATCCGgagagaacccattacattttggtgcggatccaattAAATCTGTGAATCCAGTAATTATGTTCACTTTCTCGTTACCTTTACCACAGAGTTCATTAATTCTATGGCGGTAGTGGGGGAAGGTCGTTTTAACACCCGACAAAGTGACAGGTACACAAAACCTGAAAGACAAGGTCTCGCCTGAGAGAGTGGAGAGTGCCACTTGTTGGTCTGTGCACAACTGCTGCAGAAACTATGAGGTCTACTTGCGTGGAAGTTCAAAACTTTATGGCTGATAAGGCAGCCGAGCACGCAGTAAACAGCCCAGCCCCAAGCTATACGATGCAGAACAGTCTAGTTTCCTTTTAATTGACTTAATATGTAAATGTCAGAGTAAAAATGATGCCAAGGTCCTGCAACATATAAAAGTCTGAACATGACATGCATGTGAACCGTCAAAGTCTGAATATCAATTATGTTCAAGTCCTTGGTAGATTAACTGCATGAATAGCCACATTTTAATCATATCAATGAAAGGGTCAAGCAGTAAACATGTAAGAGACAGATGAGAACAGAGGGCGAGTCAAACCTTCAACTCTCATGAGGTAAACTCGCAGAAATCCATCATTTATCACTCGAACATGCGTGAGTCAACAAACAGTCCGTGTAGTTGTTTCTTTTGATGGATGAACCGTTAATACTAGTGAGGACTGATGTGActcaactaaataaataataatgctgATGAGAGCCAGCACCACTTAAGCATTACAGGCTGTGACCGTTTACACGTTTTACTCAATTTAACACATCTCACATCTGAACCAAGATAAACTCTCCCACCCTCCTCTGGGCTGCTGCCACTGCCGGTGACCGTGGAGCAGAGTGTGAGTCGGCTCTCGGCTGCTTTCAGCTCGGCTCAGCGTCAGGCCTCTCGCTCTCCAGCTGTGCTGCTCAGGGCACTGAAACTTTGCCCTTCCTCTTGTCAACACTTTAATCGTTTCTTGGAACCGTCTGTGCAAACTGGTAAAGCCCTTTTCTTTGATGACCCTGTGAGAATGTGAGATCATAAACTGTCAGAACGTATCTTGACTTCTTGCTCATGGAAGATGATCTAGTTCTTTTCTTGTGTAGAATACCATATTCTACTTGATGTTGCATGCCTTGTTTTAAATTCAGCTTAATCACTTATATACATTTCCTCCTGGAGAAGAAACAGATCTTTTTTAGATTAGCCAAGTAGACGGCAAGCTTGATAAAACTGATGAGCACGTCAATTTCAGCACCAATAAGAGACTGATACTAAGTACCAAATACTAAGCACAAGAGGCTAATGTGCCTCTTGTGCTTAGTATTTGTACTATTTTCCCTTCTTATCGTTAAAGGAGTTAAAGATACGAtaagtaaaaaaattatatacagTACCAGTCAAATGTTTGGACACACCTTCtcattcaatgttttttctttatttttctttctttctaaattgcagattaatattgaagacatccaaactatgaaggaacacatatggaattatgtggtaaacaaaaaaatgctCAACAAACCagaacatgttttatatttaagatTCTTCAAAGTAGCCACCATTGCTTTGGTGATAGCTTTGAACACTCTTGGCCTTCTTTCAATCAGCTTCATGAGGCATTCAATCATGAGGGtccaaacccagaacaacaagaatcaagaaagtacaatttcttcaaaaaagcaaaactataaagtgctataagtaagtgccatttaagtgctagttagtttaaaaatgttattcaaggtatagAGGTGTgcttttagtttgcggcggaagatgtgtaagcTTTCTGCAGTCCGGATGTccatggggagctcattccaccatttaggagccagaaCAGCAAACAGAGTGTTTAGAGTGATTTGATCAACATTTCACTTTATGCTGATGCCTCCAGTCACATGTTCAGATTTCAACCAGTTACAGCTCATGTACAGCAAAGCCTGATTTTCACTGTGAGAAACATGACTATAAAATCCACAGGAAGGGGTGGGTCCACTCGGACTGATGCAAGTTTAAAATAGGATTTCTTACTCACCACAGAACTCGTGTTTTCACTTGATTGTCTTCGTTTCTTTTTCTGATTCTCTCCTGTGTCCATTTTCTCTGCCAGCTCCATCTTCCGCTTGTTCCTCTTGTACGCAGACAAACTGAACTCTGTGTGaagttaaagtttatttttaagcCCAGAGTTCTGCTTCAGTTTCACAGCTACAGTTAATGCATTGCTTTTAGATGAAGAGCATTTGTGAACCACTGTAACAGTACTCACTGGTGGCCATTTTCTCTGAGGGCCATGGTGGTATTCCATGGCTGACGGCCCAGTCGTGTGCGCCTCGCCCCACTAAAAAgctaacaggagaaaaaaattaACAAGCCGGAATAGTGACTTTAATACGGCATTAATTAATAACCATGATAATCACCAGGGTGGTATTCTGCCGGCTGAGAGTTTCCCTTTCTGTGCTTCAGTCATTAGACGGTTTGCAACCAAGACTGGGTTCTTAATACCTGAAGGAAAAGACAGAAGTATCACAGAGGTGGTACTTGATTCCACAGGGATGCAGGTAAAGAAATCAAGATATACAACTCATGGTTACATTTTGCAAAAACAGAAATACTAacatattattataattcactTAAAGTAGGAAAATTGGAGTCACCAGCTTTGTCcctctgtttttttgttatatACTTCAGGTTAACtgaatatgatttttttctatGAGGATTTAGTTTGTATTGCCTGGGCGcacagtgttaaacatttcCCCATAATGCCAGTGTTACACAAGCACACCTGAATGCTACGtggctattcaaatataaatgatGTGTGATATGTACATATTAATAGTATATCATTGGTTGTCACCCATTGTTCAGATTCATAAAGTCAGTACCCTCGATCAAATCTCATATGACGCTTGGCTTGTTATTATTACTTCCATGTGACTAAACTTCACTTCAATGTCACTCACCGCTAATAGCACCAACAGCTCCATAATGTAGCGACTTCCCATCCATGATACTTGCATCACATTCAATTTCCCCTGACAAGTTCAGGTTGGAGCCCATGCCCGCGTTTGTAAAAGGAGAATCctaatataaaaacacacagagtctCAAATTAAAAACTGTCATTGTTAATAGAAGAATAGAAGGAAAGGCATTCATTCTTTTCATGTAGTTTAACAAAGACAATTTTTTTGGTCCTGAATGACGTTTTTACAGACAATACAGAGTCGGTGCAGACAtcgaacaacaacacaacacatggttattttattattattagaatacTGCGATTATAGCTACAGagagttaatcagagttatctttctttttttccatttcaaccCTACCCTGAGGAATTGTGGAATCCTGAAATTGTGCATCTGGTCTATTCTAGGCCTACAATAATGGTTTAACATGGTGGACATGTATTGTTAATCAATTGATTATTCTTATATAATTCAACCTGGATCACAATCAGCTCACCTCAAGTTCAACCAGCGCTGCAGCCACTGCTTCCACTGCAAGAGCCCCGGCTTTGAGCTGGTCCACAGCCTAtaagggacagacagagacacaacagcTGTGATTTGTACAACACTTCATTTCATACCTTCTTCAAAGTCAGATAAGTAACACTAGGATGTGATATGGtgagaaataaataatttaactttttctttagCACTTGTTTTAATATACCCCCCAAATAATCACACCACAGTGCATATACTGGAATAGCTATATATTCTGACCCTAACTGACGTAACAAATAATTTGGATTTAAGCCTCAATAAATGTTTAAGCTGgtaaattaaactattgttaAGTGCAGGTGATGACAACACCAAGAGGTTGTTTTGCAGCTGTAAGGGTGTAAGGAACTGGAAACAATGGAGGGAACAATGAATGAAAGTGAATATGAGAAGTTCTAGAGAAGAATCTGTCCGAGTGCCATGAACAAAAACTCCCTTTTCCAAGTCCAAATGATCTTCACAGACCCAAATGAAAACTTGAATTACATCAAAACTACAACATGAGTAAAGTTGTATTCCATATTTACCTCATAAAGGAAAATACTCCTGTTAGATACATGGGTCTCAGCAGAATTATTTAGAATTGAGATGTTATTATTACCAGCACATCTTgaatattttaaacaaaattttcatttcaatatAATGGTAAAGCAACAATATTCAATTATTCAAGGAAAGCTCTGAAATGCTACTTTAATTTCTGACTTGTGTCATTGTTCACAGATCAATTGCTGTGAAATTAATACGGTGAAGAGACAAAATATCATCACTGAATCAATAAATCCCattgagagtgagacagagtgagacagaagCAAAACAAGGTTGTGTTCCTTGCTTGAAGACAGACACACGTTACGATGGTAAGGTCGTATAAATTGAACTTACTCGCTGGCATGCTCTTTTGCACACATGCTTGTACTCCTTGGCCTTGGATTCAGAGTGGTATCCTGCTCCTGAAatcagatggggggggggggggattacaaTTCATTAAAGGGATGCACTATTTCCAATCTGACATACCGTACAACAATAAAGTATGCTTACATATTACCAAAGGATGCTGAGAATATCTCTTAATTACTCCCATCAAGGAGGTTACATTTAATGTGTTTGCCTCTATGAAACCACGGTGGAAGGATGAAGTAGAGAtcagggaagaatccattaaaATTTTGcccagatccagatcaggggtcaGATGCAGAAATTTCTTTCACTTTAACATTTAGAGACCAGGTGTTTTTCAAGATTTACCCAGAGAATAATTGATGGAAAAAGTCGGGCACATTTGTGGAACTgatatatatgagtgtgtgatATTGGGTGCAGCTTAAAGGGTTGTTGGGCCTTGACGGAGGCTGCCATTCTAATTCTACTAGTGAACAGTGTGCACACTTACCTGCATGCACTAAAACAAATCCACCAACACCTTTTGGCTTTGGATCGTTGCTCGGTTCCTGCTTCTTGGACAATGCCTTGGCCAGGGGAGAGGAGGGTTGCTGCTCTTCAGCACAATTCAATAGACTTTCCATAACCCCTGCATAACTCGCAAGCCTATCATGGCCTATCAGACATTGGAGTCAGCGGCATTTACATGGCACACCTGTGACAGAAGAGAGAACAGAGACAACAATTCTCAGCGATTATATAGGACATGAACATTTAACATCCATGGTGTTGAGTTCACTTAACACCAGCACACTGTCGGTGCAAACTTCCTGTCGATTCAGATTGGATCAAGGGACCTGATTGAATCCAGGGACCCAAAGCAAACTTTAGGTATTGttggtttttattcatttagataTTATTTGTTTTCAAGTATTGATTTTTAAGGCTCAGGAGTCAATACATAAAATaatgcccccccacacacaccacacaatcAGGCATGCATTTGAATTAATCTGCACAAATATTGATTTTGTATTGACACTAGCATTGCTGGTTTCTTTATTGGGCTATATATGTTATTGTTAATTAGCTGACTCCCATACTATGTTCTGACAATAGTTATGTAGAGGGTTCAAACTACGCCCCTCTATGTTTTCAGCTTCCCCCtgcactgtgttttttatttttgtggttTCGTGCTAAATTATTCTGATCCActccaaaaaaaaatcttaacccAATAGGTACTACTTTAGGAAAAATAAACTGAAGGTTTTGGAACACCCCTGAACCTCATTAGAAATATGTGGGTAGACCTTTAACATGCGGTTTGTGCAGGATCACCTGAAATGCTCTGAGCACTTGAAGTGATCT
Proteins encoded in this window:
- the tasp1 gene encoding threonine aspartase 1, whose product is MESLLNCAEEQQPSSPLAKALSKKQEPSNDPKPKGVGGFVLVHAGAGYHSESKAKEYKHVCKRACQRAVDQLKAGALAVEAVAAALVELEDSPFTNAGMGSNLNLSGEIECDASIMDGKSLHYGAVGAISGIKNPVLVANRLMTEAQKGKLSAGRIPPCFLVGRGAHDWAVSHGIPPWPSEKMATKFSLSAYKRNKRKMELAEKMDTGENQKKKRRQSSENTSSVENGSGCLDTVGAVVVDLEGNVAAAVSSGGLAMKHPGRVGQAAHYGCGCWAENACNMNPYSTAVSTSGCGEHLIRTMLARECSTAMQSEDAHQALLDAMQNKFISSPFLASEDRVLGGVIVLRCCRCVETQPSQNIQGILVEFLWSHTTESMCVGYMSAQDGKAKTHISRLPPGTVPGQSLAIEGGVCRLMSVVE